NNNNNNNNNNNNNNNNNNNNNNNNNNNNNNNNNNNNNNNNNNNNNNNNNNNNNNNNNNNNNNNNNNNNNNNNNNNNNNNNNNNNNNNNNNNNNNNNNNNNNNNNNNNNNNNNNNNNNNNNNNNNNNNNNNNNNNNNNNNNNNNNNNNNNNNNNNNNNNNNNNNNNNNNNNNNNNNNNNNNNNNNNNNNNNNNNNNNNNNNNNNNNNNNNNNNNNNNNNNNNNNNNNNNNNNNNNNNNNNNNNNNNNNNNNNNNNNNNNNNNNNNNNNNNNNNNNNNNNNNNNNNNNNNNNNNNNNNNNNNNNNNNNNNNNNNNNNNNNNNNNNNNNNNNNNNNNNNNNNNNNNNNNNNNNNNNNNNNNNNNNNNNNNNNNNNNNNNNNNNNNNNNNNNNNNNNNNNNNNNNNNNNNNNNNNNNNNNNNNNNNNNNNNNNNNNNNNNNNNNNNNNNNNNNNNNNNNNNNNNNNNNNNNNNNNNNNNNNNNNNNNNNNNNNNNNNNNNNNNNNNNNNNNNNNNNNNNNNNNNNNNNNNNNNNNNNNNNNNNNNNNNNNNNNNNNNNNNNNNNNNNNNNNNNNNNNNNNNNNNNNNNNNNNNNNNNNNNNNNNNNNNNNNNNNNNNNNNNNNNNNNNNNNNNNNNNNNNNNNNNNNNNNNNNNNNNNNNNNNNNNNNNNNNNNNNNNNNNNNNNNNNNNNNNNNNNNNNNNNNNNNNNNNNNNNNNNNNNNNNNNNNNNNNNNNNNNNNNNNNNNNNNNNNNNNNNNNNNNNNNNNNNNNNNNNNNNNNNNNNNNNNNNNNNNNNNNNNNNNNNNNNNNNNNNNNNNNNNNNNNNNNNNNNNNNNNNNNNNNNNNNNNNNNNNNNNNNNNNNNNNNNNNNNNNNNNNNNNNNNNNNNNNNNNNNNNNNNNNNNNNNNNNNNNNNNNNNNNNNNNNNNNNNNNNNNNNNNNNNNNNNNNNNNNNNNNNNNNNNNNNNNNNNNNNNNNNNNNNNNNNNNNNNNNNNNNNNNNNNNNNNNNNNNNNNNNNNNNNNNNNNNNNNNNNNNNNNNNNNNNNNNNNNNNNNNNNNNNNNNNNNNNNNNNNNNNNNNNNNNNNNNNNNNNNNNNNNNNNNNNNNNNNNNNNNNNNNNNNNNNNNNNNNNNNNNNNNNNNNNNNNNNNNNNNNNNNNNNNNNNNNNNNNNNNNNNNNNNNNNNNNNNNNNNNNNNNNNNNNNNNNNNNNNNNNNNNNNNNNNNNNNNNNNNNNNNNNNNNNNNNNNNNNNNNNNNNNNNNNNNNNNNNNNNNNNNNNNNNNNNNNNNNNNNNNNNNNNNNNNNNNNNNNNNNNNNNNNNNNNNNNNNNNNNNNNNNNNNNNNNNNNNNNNNNNNNNNNNNNNNNNNNNNNNNNNNNNNNNNNNNNNNNNNNNNNNNNNNNNNNNNNNNNNNNNNNNNNNNNNNNNNNNNNNNNNNNNNNNNNNNNNNNNNNNNNNNNNNNNNNNNNNNNNNNNNNNNNNNNNNNNNNNNNNNNNNNNNNNNNNNNNNNNNNNNNNNNNNNNNNNNNNNNNNNNNNNNNNNNNNNNNNNNNNNNNNNNNNNNNNNNNNNNNNNNNNNNNNNNNNNNNNNNNNNNNNNNNNNNNNNNNNNNNNNNNNNNNNNNNNNNNNNNNNNNNNNNNNNNNNNNNNNNNNNNNNNNNNNNNNNNNNNNNNNNNNNNNNNNNNNNNNNNNNNNNNNNNNNNNNNNNNNNNNNNNNNNNNNNNNNNNNNNNNNNNNNNNNNNNNNNNNNNNNNNNNNNNNNNNNNNNNNNNNNNNNNNNNNNNNNNNNNNNNNNNNNNNNNNNNNNNNNNNNNNNNNNNNNNNNNNNNNNNNNNNNNNNNNNNNNNNNNNNNNNNNNNNNNNNNNNNNNNNNNNNNNNNNNNNNNNNNNNNNNNNNNNNNNNNNNNNNNNNNNNNNNNNNNNNNNNNNNNNNNNNNNNNNNNNNNNNNNNNNNNNNNNNNNNNNNNNNNNNNNNNNNNNNNNNNNNNNNNNNNNNNNNNNNNNNNNNNNNNNNNNNNNNNNNNNNNNNNNNNNNNNNNNNNNNNNNNNNNNNNNNNNNNNNNNNNNNNNNNNNNNNNNNNNNNNNNNNNNNNNNNNNNNNNNNNNNNNNNNNNNNNNNNNNNNNNNNNNNNNNNNNNNNNNNNNNNNNNNNNNNNNNNNTGTGGCATTTGTGGCGCAATTTCTCGAAACAGTGGGGTAGTTGTGAGTTAAAAGATCTTGTGTGGAAATGTGCAAGGTCAAGGACAACAGTTGAATTTGATAGAAACATGAAGAGAGTTAAGTTGATCAACGAGAAAGCTTGGCAGTATCTTGATAAATGGCCAAAAGAGGCATGGACGAAGGCGCATTTCAGTGAGGTTCTGAAAGTGGATAACATATGCAACAATGCCTGTGAGTCAttcaatgcaaagatcaaacacgAAAGGAGTAAGCCTATCCTGACCCTGGCTGAGGAAGTTAGGAGAATCATCATGAAGAGTATGGTTGATAACAGAAAGAAGTTGCAGAACTACCAAGGAATTCTCCCTCCTGTTCAGCAAAGTAGGTTGGAAGCTATGACAGTGCTGTCCCGCCATTGGGCTCCTCAGTGGTCTGGTGATGAAAAAGAGGAGTTGTACGAAGTGCATGGCTGGCCGACGAATATGGTGGTTGACTTGGGCAAGCACACATGCACCTGCAGGTTTTGGCAGCTTACAGGTAACAACTTTCTTCCCTTACTTAATTAACAATGTCTTCATTCATGATATTATATTTACTGTATCAATTTGTTTGGCTTGATAAGAATGCCGTGTATGCATGCAATATCGGCAATACAAGATAAGAATGACAAGAGACCTGAAGAATATTGCCATGAGTGGTTAAAGATGGAAGCGTATAAGCGTACCTACTGTTTTAATGTCAATCCAGTTAAGGGGCAAGATCTATGGGAAAAAACGCCACATCCATCACCAGTCCCACCCCCAGTGAAGCCTAAACCTGGGAGGCCAACAAAGAAGCGaagaagggacaaagaagaacaaCCTAGTGGGTCAAagacaaaaatgaaaataaaatacaacCCAATCCGGTGCATGTAATGCGGTGAGGTTGGACACAACAAAAGAGGGTGCGCAAAGAAAAAGGCTGTGGATGCTGAGGAACATGCCAAGCAGATGCAGCTACAATTGGCAGTTGTTACCCCTGCTCCACAAGGTTCTGAACCCCAAGTAAACCCTTCTCCTACTGATACTGACATTGGTACAGAAGCTGAGGCACCTATGCCTTCACTTCCATCACCCACTCAGGCTGACTCAGAGAGTGACAGCAGTGACTCGAAATGCATCCCACCAACCCAGGAGCCCTTAAAGGTAGTATCATCTATCATCACTCCTAAAAAAATTTGGATGTAGCCTAATCATGTAACAAACTCATTTGCTACTGAATCATACAGGATCAATTGATTGGTAGGCCACCTAAGTTGCAAGTGATCAAAAGAAAAGCAAGGTTAATTTCCTCCCCTAAGCATATTGCAACTGGATCTGTGGCTGTTTCTGCTGAGACCACTAAAGGGACAAGTTCTGAAACTGCTAAGCGGCTGGAAAAATGCATGACCTTTGTGCCTACTCCAGGCTTCAAGGCTCCAAGGAAGACTGATGATAAAGTTTGATTTGTTAGGAATGTCTAGTTGTTGACTCATTTTGTGTATGAAACAACATTCTGTTTGTTACTTTTGTGTGTGGTAATTTAGTTTATGGACAATGTATTTGTCAGTTAAGAACCTTATGACTTTGTTATGCTATTTCTCTATTAAGACAATGTGACAATTAGCCGTCAATGACAAGTTACTATTAACCTTACTTATTATCTTCATTTTGTTTATGCCTCAACATAATTCATGCAAACATAGAATTAGTTGCCAAACTTTATAAAATTATCCACATTTGACAGAAAATTGCTTCCATCTTCGAATAACTACTCCCATTCAAATCAACAATTTCAAGACATCATTACATGTTCATACAGGATAACTGGGTTCATTTAGAAGTACATAAGAAACAACAAATTATCACAACTACTACAAACAGCAAAATCATTAGCAGTTTCAAAGCTCTAACTTCAGCTTCCATAGTGCCCAACTTCCATGCCACCTTCACCCTCCATTCATCATACTCACCTTCAACCTCCATATCTGCTCCTGCATCTTTCTTTGTACCACACACACCCACTGCTtcaaattcatcatcatcaacccACTTAAAATAATTGCAGTGACTGCCCTTCTGCAATTTCAGATGGGAGTAAACAAAAAAATCAGAGAACACCCAACAGAGGATAAGAACATGAAAAAGCTTTAACTTCCTTTACCATCACTCACCCGGTACCTTGGACATGCATGGAACAATCTATTCGGATTCTCCGCTGTCCCAGATTTCTTAATCACAGTTTTCAGCCCACAGAAACATGATCCATCATGAGCATTCACCCTCCTCCTTCGCATCGAAACACTGGATCCATGACTGTCGTGCGATGCATGTGACAAACCGCCACCACAACCACCATCTCCTCTCTCCATCCACACAGCCAGCCAGGGATTACGCCTCCTAGTTACCTCTACTGCCACCGAAAGTGATCACCTCGAAGTATTTATCGTTCGAATTGGGATTAGGGTTTATAAACTCGAAGGACTAATTTGATGGCTTAAACATAACTTATCTTGTCAGCAACAACATCTTACACCCTGGCGTTGGCCAGCTTGGCAGTTAACGTGCCATGTAAGCGGCCGTTTGCCATCTCATCAACCGAGAAGACGGAAGAACGAACGTGATCAACACGGGTATCTTTCGAGGacgttttttattaattttgactttcgaggacgaaaatggaGATCGAGGACACTTTCGGGGACGAAATTGACTATTAACTCATAAAAAATATCACTTTTTCTCACCGTATAGAGCCATttctatatacatatacaaaaaaggaatatcagtacttgttttggtttgtgttttcttttctcttttttcttgagAAATTAAGTAGTATAATTAGAAGGTATCATAGATCAAATTTGTATAAATCGATCTCCTTAATGATGGGAACAACAATGGAGTGAAACACATTTCTTGCCCTACTAGTAAATGACGAGCTTGTCGACAGTGGGGTGGAACCTGAAACCAAGTGGGAATTTCAATTCACGGGCTTGGagcctttcttcttctttgttgttACTATACGAGTTTGCGACTTGAAAGTTGGAACGTGAGAGAGAGGCTTGGCAGAGCTGAGATCTATATAGGGACTTAGGAAGGGTTAATTAAGTTGAAATGTGTGCATTTTGTACTTGAAACTTGCAATTTAGAAGCAGATTTTGATACTGTTTAGATCTGGATATTATTCTGTGGGGCTGATAACTAGGGTTGGCAATGGTCAGGGTAGGATAAGGTTTGGACCTTATCTTAACCCTACCTTACCTGCAGGTTGAGAATCTCCCAATCTTAATTCTATCCGCATCCTAAAGTTTTAAATCCTACCCTATTCTATTCTATCTGcagaaatatcaatttttttaaagtaaatataaaatttaattatttcaaattttatacatattaataacataaaaaataaaaaattaatactctaaattattaaattaattaactaatttaatagTTATTTACTTATTATAAATCATTACATATGGGAGGTTGTGGGTTAgacttattttaaaaatataaaaatttttgttgaaaatgtataataaaaattaataaattaggaCAAATTTATAAATATTCTTGGCAGTTCCATTGAATGGAGCTCTTTACATGAGTTTCATCAAATACTTTGCCGTAATTGTATTTTTCATAACTACCTCATCTTTTATTCtcatttatgttattaatattttaacaaaaaattacacCCCGCACAAACGTGTTTGGAAGTCCCGTTGAGATATTTGGACTTCTAATTGATATGTTAAATATTTGTATCTTCCATGGATATTTTTTTAACTCAATTGAATTatcacaaaagaaaaaaaaaatgcattcCTCAAGATTAAAATTAGCTCATTTATCAATGAAACAATCAAACCATTTACCTTGTAGTCATCACTCCTCGATccaaattcaataattataatattattaattccATTAATATTATCCATGAGATATGTGCTTGTATATTATGTGGAGAGCCCGCCTTCCACTGTCAATGAGTCCGAAAACATGGGGAAAAAAAATTTGTTTCATTTTCACTAGCAGTATATGAAAAAAATAAGCAATTTGTTATGTCTTATTTTCGCTGTTAGTACTAACaaaaattatgtaattttaatttttgcaatttcaGCCagctaaaaaataactaaatgtgCATTTTAATAAA
The DNA window shown above is from Arachis ipaensis cultivar K30076 chromosome B08, Araip1.1, whole genome shotgun sequence and carries:
- the LOC107610756 gene encoding uncharacterized protein LOC107610756; amino-acid sequence: MERGDGGCGGGLSHASHDSHGSSVSMRRRRVNAHDGSCFCGLKTVIKKSGTAENPNRLFHACPRYRKGSHCNYFKWVDDDEFEAVGVCGTKKDAGADMEVEGEYDEWRVKVAWKLGTMEAEVRALKLLMILLFVVVVIICCFLCTSK